The following are encoded together in the Lathyrus oleraceus cultivar Zhongwan6 chromosome 3, CAAS_Psat_ZW6_1.0, whole genome shotgun sequence genome:
- the LOC127129630 gene encoding uncharacterized protein LOC127129630, with amino-acid sequence MENHDVQFQEETRNNQKNTTAFIKNVEVQMGQIAQQLASSSQAQGALPSTTVTNPREHNNVTVVITRSGTSHEVLEEMAEEEDQLIEVDLEIKENEVVREEMVAPKPAVKEKVTEPKLVIKLPFLTRNKKKGKHEKNFEKFLELFKKLEINIPFLEALEQMPTYAKFMKDIISKRCTIDTNSIILTETCSANLRGMKIPMKKKDRGAVTIPCTIGDRSFKKDLIDLGASVSLMPLSIYKNLGIWVVQDTMMTLQFADHSKPYGIVKDVLVKLTSLYSRWIS; translated from the coding sequence ATGGAAAATCATGATGTTCAATTCCAAGAAGAAACCcgaaacaatcagaaaaacaccaccgcaTTCATAAAAAATGTTGAAGTCCAGATGGGTCAAATAGCACAACAATTAGCCTCAAGTTCACAAGCACAAGGTGCTTTACCTAGTACAACTGTGACAAATcctagagagcataataatgtgacCGTTGTGATAACAAGAAGCGGTACATCTCATGAAGTGCTTGAGGAGATGGCTGAAGAGGAAGATCAATTGATCGAAGTGGATCttgagatcaaagaaaatgaagttgtgAGGGAAGAAATGGTTGCACCGAAACCAGCGGTGAAAGAAAAAGTCACTGAACCTAAGTTGGTCATTAAGCTTCCTTTTCTCACCAGAAACAAGAAAAAGGGGAaacatgagaaaaactttgagaagttcctagagttgttcaagaagctAGAAATTAACATTCCGTTTTTGGaggcacttgaacaaatgcctacttatgccaagttcatgaaggacatcaTTTCTAAGAGGTGTACCATCGACACCAACTCGATTATTCTaaccgaaacttgtagtgctaATTTGCGGGGTATGAAGATCCCAATGAAGAAGAAAGATCGAGGAGCGGtcactattccttgtaccattggagataggtcatTTAAAAAGGATCTTATTGATCTAGGAGCAAGTGTGAGTCTCATGCCATTATCCATTTACAAGAATCTTGGTATATGGGTTGTGCAAGATACCATGATGACACTCCAATTCGCCGATCATTCGAAACCTTATGGTATTGTTAAAGATGTTCTAGTGAAATTGACAAGTTTGTATTCCCGGTGGATTTCGTGA